A stretch of the Sesamum indicum cultivar Zhongzhi No. 13 unplaced genomic scaffold, S_indicum_v1.0 scaffold00186, whole genome shotgun sequence genome encodes the following:
- the LOC105179654 gene encoding uncharacterized protein LOC105179654 — MEESADIQSRKRRRSRVPLSSSSNPLIGILTRRKSRIYLHHNRSGITRPDPDSRKPISFPPDIGSVQAFWGINCNKASRVSSIKDLRSRRVFTPEVSSLLKVEEEDLKDGSTLLKGSDRRSAPGLILDSNVGGAEVDEREKNEIMKAKAVDEGNDMENSLNSKDQSISGDGSISVAKLALNRCGRKKVFRTPSSFSYRRLLPYLMDIVNDDSSVSKIEIVDAGTPCKLQKLDGANSEVWSIAENSYTAKLEVVVPHVDDIKPSDNGDVKKFHIELPFNQQDLSGAEHGLSRTTEMTKPIEVRPKVHESGANRIDTSVGEECGQTTPPDRDVFTNTEIGPGGESMKANSVLTENQIVKGLSVNGENGNIDVLRLSPNSKGGTEQINRLVPNPCSRLRLFKNPRSLSYRRLLPFLMDMSKNNSCNSRITEHSTAQAYLKEDLHPLSTATTEKDYVNKTIVENSSGVQHTQVQMQNLFSSMVPLPPSDGSSPDTNNSPVSSMQQSSSSNYSSNAEPSVFSSETCTDPMLINLQTGEPESKRKLKPGFDCKEDSSASPPSSTVSNDIRMEQSAAEGPGPVGKEKMCLDLRLKLDNNIGESIEKVNLDQSSCQMEVSGSLFASNNGPYKGILKRNRRGCRGLCNCLNCVSFRLHADRAFEFSRNQMQDAEDVALELMKELANLRLLLEKTISDDNDHAAIQLNPVQVKQACNKALETENLAKDRLNQLNYDLSVHCRIPALLQPKVTFANYIQERAFPVIDPSTSAQNKR, encoded by the exons ATGGAAGAATCTGCCGATATTCAGTCCAGAAAGAGAAGGAGAAGCCGTGTACCATTATCGTCGAGTTCTAACCCTTTAATCGGCATTTTAACCCGCCGCAAGTCCCGGATATATTTGCACCATAACCGCTCCGGAATAACTCGCCCGGATCCGGATTCTAGAAAACCCATTTCTTTTCCTCCCGACATCGGATCAGTGCAAGCGTTTTGGGGGATCAATTGTAACAAGGCTTCGCGGGTTTCATCCATTAAAGATCTCCGTTCGAGACGGGTTTTCACGCCAGAGGTTAGTTCACTTCTTAAAGTCGAGGAGGAGGATCTGAAGGATGGGAGCACGTTGTTGAAGGGTTCAGATCGCCGTTCAGCTCCGGGTTTGATCTTGGATTCCAATGTGGGTGGTGCAGAGGTGGATGAGCgtgaaaaaaatgagataatgAAAGCTAAGGCAGTGGATGAAGGAAATGATATGGAAAATAGTTTGAATTCGAAGGACCAGTCTATTTCTGGAGACGGGTCTATTTCGGTAGCTAAATTG GCTCTTAATAGGTGTGGGCGGAAGAAGGTTTTCAGGACTCCGAGCTCTTTCAGCTATAGAAGATTACTTCCCTATCTGATGGATATTGTGAATGATGACTCTA GTGTTTCCAAGATTGAAATAGTAGATGCTGGGACTCCATGCAAATTGCAGAAGTTGGATGGTGCAAACTCGGAAGTGTGGTCAATTGCTGAGAATAGCTACACTGCTAAACTTGAGGTTGTTGTGCCCCATGTTGATGACATAAAGCCATCAGATAACGGAGATGTGAAGAAGTTCCATATAGAATTGCCCTTCAATCAGCAGGATTTGAGTGGTGCAGAACATGGATTAAGTCGGACTACGGAGATGACTAAACCTATAGAAGTGAGACCAAAAGTTCATGAGAGCGGTGCAAATAGAATTGATACTTCAGTTGGAGAAGAATGTGGCCAGACGACCCCTCCTGATCGTGATGTTTTTACCAATACAGAGATTGGTCCTGGTGGAGAATCTATGAAGGCTAACAGTGTGCTTACTGAGAACCAAATTGTTAAGGGGTTATCAGTTAATGGTGAAAATGGCAACATTGATGTCCTGAGACTGAGTCCAAATAGCAAAGGTGGCACCGAGCAGATCAACAGATTG GTTCCTAATCCATGTTCTCGACTGAGGCTGTTCAAGAATCCAAGATCACTCAGCTACAGAAGATTACTTCCGTTTCTGATGGACAtgtccaaaaataattcat GTAACTCAAGAATAACTGAGCACTCAACGGCCCAGGCTTATCTCAAAGAAGATTTACATCCATTATCAACTGCTACTACTGAAAAAGATTATGTCAACAAAACTATAGTGGAGAACTCCTCTGGTGTACAGCATACTCAAGTTCAGAtgcaaaatttgttttcttcaatgGTCCCTCTGCCTCCTTCAGATGGTTCATCTCCTGATACTAACAATAGTCCAGTTTCATCAATGCAACAATCATCTTCCAGCAACTATTCATCAAATGCTGAGCCCAGTGTATTCAGTTCTGAAACCTGCACTGACCCAATGCTGATTAATTTGCAGACAGGAGAGCCAGAATCTAAGAGAAAGTTAAAACCAGGTTTTGACTGTAAAGAGGATAGTTCAGCATCACCACCATCCTCCACTGTCAGTAATGATATTCGGATGGAGCAATCTGCTGCAGAAGGACCTGGGCCagttggaaaagaaaagatgtgCTTGGATCTACGGTTAAAACTTGATAATAACATTGGAGAATCAATTGAGAAAGTTAATTTGGACCAAAGCTCGTGCCAAATGGAAGTATCCGGTTCTTTGTTTGCTTCTAATAATGGTCCTTACAAGGGAATACTAAAGAGAAATCGACGAGGATGCAGAGGGCTATGTAATTGTCTGAATTGTGTTTCTTTTCGTCTTCATGCTGACAGAGCATTTGAGTTCTCACGGAACCAGATGCAGGATGCTGAAGATGTTGCTTTAGAATTGATGAAAGAATTAGCAAACCTTCGACTTTTGCTGGAGAAAACTATCAGTGATGATAATGATCATGCTGCTATCCAACTCAATCCT GTTCAGGTTAAACAAGCATGCAATAAAGCACTGGAAACAGAAAATCTAGCAAAAGATCGCCTCAACCAGTTAAACTATGATCTCAGTGTTCACTGCAGAATCCCA GCCTTGCTGCAGCCAAAGGTCACTTTTGCTAACTATATTCAAGAAAGAGCTTTTCCAGTGATAGACCCATCAACCAGTGCACAAAACAAACGATAA
- the LOC105179655 gene encoding protein TIC 22-like, chloroplastic: MSAEAIEERLAGVPVYALSNGEKFVLVSGTNTGKNLGLFCFSEADAETLLKHMKSVDPSMSSGSQVVAVALSKIFQLDVDGVALRLMPEASQIRNALMERKNAGISDESFAGVPVFQSKSLILRSQNKRYRPVFFRKEDLEKSLSRASNDQKQFNPSLRRGDIQVAVLEDIIQGMKDSSVSTWDDVVFIPPGFDVSTDPSRQY; this comes from the exons ATGTCAGCTGAGGCTATTGAGGAGAGACTAGCTGGAGTGCCGGTGTATGCACTGAGCAATGGTGAAAAGTTTGTCTTAGTCTCGGGCACGAATACAGGGAAAAATCTTGGTTTGTTCTGTTTTAGTGAAGCTGATGCGGAGACCCTCCTCAAACACATGAAGTCTGTTGATCCATCTATGAGTTCTGGTTCACAAGTTGTCGCTGTTGCTTTAAGCAAG ATTTTTCAGCTTGATGTTGATGGGGTGGCTTTAAGATTGATGCCGGAGGCTTCTCAGATAAGGAATGCATTGATG GAGAGAAAAAATGCTGGCATTTCTGATGAAAGCTTCGCTGGGGTTCCAGTTTTCCAG TCAAAAAGCTTGATTTTGAGGAGCCAAAATAAGAGATATCGTCCTGTTTTTTTCAGAAAG GAGGATCTGGAGAAATCCCTATCAAGAGCTTCAAATGATCAGAAGCAGTTTAATCCTAGTCTGAGGCGAGGAGATATACAG GTTGCTGTTCTTGAGGATATAATACAGGGGATGAAG GATAGCTCAGTCTCCACCTGGGATGATGTTGTTTTCATTCCTCCAGGCTTCGATGTTTCTACTGATCCATCCCGACAATATTAA
- the LOC105179656 gene encoding uncharacterized protein LOC105179656 isoform X2, protein MSQFRNPLHVDLILLPLFILQFSLPLSAIRKDVSLQQRHYCRTTVQGRFFLTDDNGHVCDAFSVDPLSRCCPGEGDQFSCQGCNLVSQCCSSYEFCVSCCLNPAMTPKELALKVKIAKPVTAGKYGSVFDFCAGRCRHSSESVVHENAYLSEFHHCFSIPSNSSGPSSTQLEARLAGINIIIGRQGESCDSACKSSGQSCVPNKLALLNQCEVIQKYMSCKGACLSSIGADQPAEVVEDAPRNLNPGACLYTRSQSSLSCDGSHRHTRRLCPCA, encoded by the exons ATGTCCCAGTTTCGAAATCCTCTACATGTAGATCTCATACTCTTACCTCTGTTTATTCTTCAGTTTTCTCTTCCTTTATCAGCTATCAG GAAGGATGTGAGCCTTCAACAGAGGCATTACTGTAGAACCACTGTTCAAGGAAGATTCTTTCTCACTGATGATAACG GTCATGTTTGTGATGCATTCTCAGTAGACCCGCTGTCTCGTTGTTGCCCTGGAGAAGGAGATCAATTCTCTTGTCA AGGATGCAATCTTGTTTCTCAGTGTTGCAGCTCATACGAGTTTTGTGTTTCATGCTGCTTGAATCCAGCTATG ACTCCTAAAGAACTAGCACTAAAGGTCAAAATAGCAAAGCCTGTCACTGCTG GAAAATATGGAAgtgtttttgatttttgtgctGGGAGGTGTCGCCACAGTTCTGAGAGTGTG gtTCATGAAAATGCATATCTAAGTGAATTTCATCATTGTTTTTCCATACCGTCTAATTCTTCAG GGCCTTCTAGTACACAACTAGAAGCAAGACTGGCTGGCATCAATATCATTATCGGACG ACAAGGAGAATCATGTGACTCAGCATGCAAGTCTAGTGGACAATCTTGTGTGCccaacaaacttgcattactTAATCAGTGTGAAGT catccaaaaatatatgagcTGCAAAGGTGCCTGTTTGTCAAGCATTGGAGCTGACCAACCAGCTGAAGTTGTTGAGGATGCTCCAAGAAATCTG AATCCCGGTGCTTGCTTGTACACAAGATCACAATCTTCACTTTCTTGCGATGGCTCACACAGGCATACCAGGAGGCTTTGTCCATGTGCATAA
- the LOC105179656 gene encoding uncharacterized protein LOC105179656 isoform X1, producing the protein MSQFRNPLHVDLILLPLFILQFSLPLSAIRKDVSLQQRHYCRTTVQGRFFLTDDNGHVCDAFSVDPLSRCCPGEGDQFSCQGCNLVSQCCSSYEFCVSCCLNPAMTPKELALKVKIAKPVTAGKYGSVFDFCAGRCRHSSESVVHENAYLSEFHHCFSIPSNSSGCQELKCLRAYSMTGPSSTQLEARLAGINIIIGRQGESCDSACKSSGQSCVPNKLALLNQCEVIQKYMSCKGACLSSIGADQPAEVVEDAPRNLNPGACLYTRSQSSLSCDGSHRHTRRLCPCA; encoded by the exons ATGTCCCAGTTTCGAAATCCTCTACATGTAGATCTCATACTCTTACCTCTGTTTATTCTTCAGTTTTCTCTTCCTTTATCAGCTATCAG GAAGGATGTGAGCCTTCAACAGAGGCATTACTGTAGAACCACTGTTCAAGGAAGATTCTTTCTCACTGATGATAACG GTCATGTTTGTGATGCATTCTCAGTAGACCCGCTGTCTCGTTGTTGCCCTGGAGAAGGAGATCAATTCTCTTGTCA AGGATGCAATCTTGTTTCTCAGTGTTGCAGCTCATACGAGTTTTGTGTTTCATGCTGCTTGAATCCAGCTATG ACTCCTAAAGAACTAGCACTAAAGGTCAAAATAGCAAAGCCTGTCACTGCTG GAAAATATGGAAgtgtttttgatttttgtgctGGGAGGTGTCGCCACAGTTCTGAGAGTGTG gtTCATGAAAATGCATATCTAAGTGAATTTCATCATTGTTTTTCCATACCGTCTAATTCTTCAG GTTGCCAGGAACTAAAATGCTTAAGAGCATATTCAATGACAGGGCCTTCTAGTACACAACTAGAAGCAAGACTGGCTGGCATCAATATCATTATCGGACG ACAAGGAGAATCATGTGACTCAGCATGCAAGTCTAGTGGACAATCTTGTGTGCccaacaaacttgcattactTAATCAGTGTGAAGT catccaaaaatatatgagcTGCAAAGGTGCCTGTTTGTCAAGCATTGGAGCTGACCAACCAGCTGAAGTTGTTGAGGATGCTCCAAGAAATCTG AATCCCGGTGCTTGCTTGTACACAAGATCACAATCTTCACTTTCTTGCGATGGCTCACACAGGCATACCAGGAGGCTTTGTCCATGTGCATAA
- the LOC105179657 gene encoding ribosomal RNA small subunit methyltransferase nep-1 isoform X1 encodes MAKGSSCGKRKHMREDLEISEMDKKGDMELTEDKLNDDIYTDDEVGKEGTWSSSKDIVARDNDRRKRRTTQAKKSRRENCSVGSGSILSGIPLPARSREPRPGVIFVFEKASLVLAKVNKSYQIINPDEHAGFMKKHNLNRSDYRPDIIHEVLARLLGSRLNLTGGIQAVYVKTIQGHLIKIEPTCSVPRTLKSFCAMMTQLFQNLRIKASGRRSKNRTLLQMIQNPVTIHLPVGAHKIGLSSTSPKAVNLWEYFDTIDSVHPLVFVIGAMAHGKIDSDYTDDFIAVSGLPLSASLCVRRICNALERQWRIL; translated from the exons ATGGCT AAGGGTAGTTCTTGCGGAAAACGGAAGCACATGAGGGAGGACCTTGAAATTTCCGAGATGGATAAGAAGGGTGATATGGAATTAACAGAGGATAAACTGAATGATGACATTTACACAGATGATGAGGTTGGGAAAGAAGGCACTTGGAGTTCATCAAAGGATATTGTTGCAAGAGATAATGACCGCAGGAAAAGACGCACTACACAAGCTAAAAAATCGAGAAGGGAAAACTGCTCTGTTGGGAGTGGGTCTATTCTTTCAGGAATTCCATTACCGGCTAGAAGTCGAGAGCCAAGACCTGGAGTTATCTTTGTCTTTGAAAAGGCGTCTTTGGTACTGGCTAAAGTCAACAAG agCTATCAGATAATTAATCCGGATGAACATGCTGGTTTTATGAAGAAACACAACTTGAACCGAAGTGATTATAGACCGGATATTATCCATGAG GTTCTTGCTCGTCTGTTGGGCAGCCGTCTTAATTTGACCGGTGGAATACAAGCTGTGTATGTTAAAACCATCCAAGGACATCTTATCAAAATTGAACCAACTTGTTCTGTTCCCAGAACATTGAAGAGCTTTTGCGCCATGATGA CCCAGTTGTTCCAGAATTTGCGCATCAAAGCTTCAGGTAGGAGGAGTAAGAATCGGACACTATTGCAGATGATTCAAAACCCTGTGACCATCCACCTTCCAGTTGGGGCACACAAGATAG GCCTTTCCTCCACTTCGCCAAAAGCTGTGAATCTGTGGGAATATTTTGATACAATTGACAGCGTCCACCCTCTAGTGTTTGTG ATTGGTGCAATGGCTCATGGGAAAATAGATAGTGATTATACAGATGATTTTATAGCAG TATCTGGACTTCCTTTAAGTGCCAGTCTCTGTGTGAGACGTATATGTAATGCACTGGAGAGACAGTGGAGGATCCTGTAA
- the LOC105179657 gene encoding ribosomal RNA small subunit methyltransferase nep-1 isoform X2, which yields MREDLEISEMDKKGDMELTEDKLNDDIYTDDEVGKEGTWSSSKDIVARDNDRRKRRTTQAKKSRRENCSVGSGSILSGIPLPARSREPRPGVIFVFEKASLVLAKVNKSYQIINPDEHAGFMKKHNLNRSDYRPDIIHEVLARLLGSRLNLTGGIQAVYVKTIQGHLIKIEPTCSVPRTLKSFCAMMTQLFQNLRIKASGRRSKNRTLLQMIQNPVTIHLPVGAHKIGLSSTSPKAVNLWEYFDTIDSVHPLVFVIGAMAHGKIDSDYTDDFIAVSGLPLSASLCVRRICNALERQWRIL from the exons ATGAGGGAGGACCTTGAAATTTCCGAGATGGATAAGAAGGGTGATATGGAATTAACAGAGGATAAACTGAATGATGACATTTACACAGATGATGAGGTTGGGAAAGAAGGCACTTGGAGTTCATCAAAGGATATTGTTGCAAGAGATAATGACCGCAGGAAAAGACGCACTACACAAGCTAAAAAATCGAGAAGGGAAAACTGCTCTGTTGGGAGTGGGTCTATTCTTTCAGGAATTCCATTACCGGCTAGAAGTCGAGAGCCAAGACCTGGAGTTATCTTTGTCTTTGAAAAGGCGTCTTTGGTACTGGCTAAAGTCAACAAG agCTATCAGATAATTAATCCGGATGAACATGCTGGTTTTATGAAGAAACACAACTTGAACCGAAGTGATTATAGACCGGATATTATCCATGAG GTTCTTGCTCGTCTGTTGGGCAGCCGTCTTAATTTGACCGGTGGAATACAAGCTGTGTATGTTAAAACCATCCAAGGACATCTTATCAAAATTGAACCAACTTGTTCTGTTCCCAGAACATTGAAGAGCTTTTGCGCCATGATGA CCCAGTTGTTCCAGAATTTGCGCATCAAAGCTTCAGGTAGGAGGAGTAAGAATCGGACACTATTGCAGATGATTCAAAACCCTGTGACCATCCACCTTCCAGTTGGGGCACACAAGATAG GCCTTTCCTCCACTTCGCCAAAAGCTGTGAATCTGTGGGAATATTTTGATACAATTGACAGCGTCCACCCTCTAGTGTTTGTG ATTGGTGCAATGGCTCATGGGAAAATAGATAGTGATTATACAGATGATTTTATAGCAG TATCTGGACTTCCTTTAAGTGCCAGTCTCTGTGTGAGACGTATATGTAATGCACTGGAGAGACAGTGGAGGATCCTGTAA